A single genomic interval of Rhododendron vialii isolate Sample 1 chromosome 3a, ASM3025357v1 harbors:
- the LOC131321309 gene encoding uncharacterized protein LOC131321309 — translation MSNYTKLDFAVLDISGRNYLSWILDVEIYLDAMELGNTITDGNDASSKDCAKAMIFIRHHLHEDLKSEYLTVKDPLNLWNNLKERYGHQKAVILPNARYCWLNLRLQDYKSVSEYNSTLFKIVSILKLYREQITEKDMLEKTFSTFHANNLLLQQQYRERGFEKYSDLISCLLVAEQNNELLLRNHESRPTSALPFPKANRVSFPSNGQGRGHGQRRGRGSHNHQVHGGYIQKLGKKSEYPQKWNKWNRSEVSKEKGKRALNKPSKNSEDSCYKCGGKGHWSRTCRTPKHLIELYQASLKEKGKEIETDFTDQISQNQTVDPFEPIDIPFFDISEYLAGPSGTKDDFFGDGGDYSEWSQE, via the coding sequence ATGTCGAACTACACAAAATTGGATTTTGCGGTACTAGACATTTCTGGAAGGAATTATTTGTCATGGATACTTGATGTGGAAATCTATCTCGATGCTATGGAACTTGGAAACACAATTACTGATGGTAACGACGCATCCTCGAAGGATTGTGCTAAAGCCATGATCTTCATTCGGCACCATCTCCACGAGGACCTGAAGTCTGAATACCTTACAGTAAAAGACCCATTAAATTTGTGGAATAATCTGAAGGAAAGGTATGGGCACCAGAAGGCTGTAATCCTACCAAATGCTCGTTATTGCTGGTTGAATCTAAGGCTGCAAGATTATAAATCTGTTAGTGAGTATAACTCTACTCTGTTCAAGAtagtttcaattttgaaattatatagAGAACAGATTACTGAAAAAGATATGTTAGAAAAGACTTTTTCCACTTTTCACGCCAACAATTTGCTCCTGCAGCAGCAATACAGAGAGCGTGGGTTTGAGAAATACTCAGATTTAATCTCTTGCCTTCTGGTCGCTGAACAAAATAATGAACTATTACTAAGAAATCACGAGTCTCGTCCAACTAGTGCTCTACCATTCCCTAAAGCGAATAGAGTCTCTTTTCCGAGTAATGGACAAGGTCGTGGTCATGGACAGAGACGTGGTCGGGGTAGCCATAACCACCAAGTTCATGGAGGATATATTCAAAAGTTAGGCAAGAAATCGGAGTATCCCCAGAAGTGGAATAAGTGGAATAGGTCGGAAGTGTCTAAAGAAAAGGGCAAGAGGGCGCTGAATAAACCCTCTAAGAACTCTGAGGATTCTTGCTACAAGTGCGGTGGGAAGGGTCATTGGTCGCGTACCTGTCGTACGCCGAAGCATTTGATTGAGCTTTACCAAGCATCGctcaaggaaaaaggaaaagaaattgaaacagaCTTTACCGATCAAATTAGTCAGAACCAAACTGTTGACCCTTTTGAACCCATTGACATTCCGTTTTTCGACATTTCTGAGTACCTTGCAGGACCAAGTGGAACCAAAGATGATTTCTTTGGTGATGGAGGTGACTATTCTGAATGGTCACAAGAATAA